The genome window AAGGTGGGAAGATGAGGGAGATGGTGAAAATAAGGAAAATAAGGGAAATAAGGGAAATAAGGGAGAGAAAAGCGACAGGGGGGACGGACAAACAAGATTATCTAATGTGCCACCAACTCTGTTAATTGCACCTACTTCTGTGGTTGGTAACTGGCAGAAGGAAATTGCTAAATTTGCTCCGCATCTGCAAAGTATGATACATCATGGAAGCGATCGCATCCAAACTACTCCTGAATTCAAAACAGCTTGTCAACAGCATGATGTCGTCATTACCTCTTTTACCTTAGCTCGCAAAGATGAAAAGCTTTTACATGGTATTAAGTGGCAAAGAATTGTTTTAGATGAAGCGCAAAATATTAAAAATCCTAAAGCTGCACAAACCAAAGCTATTCTTAAACTTTCAGCTAAACACCGACTGGCTTTAACAGGAACTCCGGTGGAAAACCGTTTGTTAGATTTATGGTCAATTTTTAACTTTCTCAATCCTGGATACTTGGGTAAAGAAGCACAATTTCGTAAATCTTTTGAGATTCCCATTCAAAAAGATAACGACAGAATAAAATCAAGTACGCTGAAGAAATTAGTTGAACCTTTGATTTTACGTCGGGTTAAAACAGACAAATCTATTATTAATGATTTACCTGATAAAGTTGAACAAAAACTCTACACCAATTTGACTAAAGAACAAGCTTCATTATATGAAGTAGTTGTTAAAGATGTAGAAGAGAAGTTACAAACAGTGGAGGGAATTCAACGCAAAGGTTTGATTCTCTCTACTTTGATGAAGTTGAAACAAATTTGTAACCATCCTGCTCAGTTTTTACAGGATAATAGCGAATTTTCAACAGAACGTTCTCACAAACTTAGCCGCTTAGTAGAAATGGTAGATGAGGCTGTTTCTGAAGGGGAAAGTTTATTGATATTTAGTCAATTTACGGAGGTATGCGAACAAGTAGAAAAATACATTAAACACAATTTACGTTGCAATACTTACTATTTGCATGGTGGCACAAGTCGTCCACGTCGAGAAAAGATGATTACAGAATTTCAAGAACCAGATACAGAAGCTTCGGTGTTTATCTTATCATTGAAAGCAGGTGGTGTAGGGATTACTTTAACTAAAGCTAATCACGTTTTTCATTTTGATAGATGGTGGAATCCTGCGGTGGAAAATCAAGCCACAGATAGAGCTTTTCGGATTGGACAACAAAAGAATGTGTTTGTCCATAAATTTGTGGCTATTGGTACTTTAGAAGAGAAAATTGACCAAATGATAGAAGATAAGAAAAAACTTGCTAATGCTGTGGTAGGAAATGATGAATCTTGGTTAACTGAGTTAGATAATGATGCTTTCAAACAATTAATTGCTTTAAATAAAAGTGCAATTTTGGAGTAAAATATTATGGTTAAATTTAGTAGAACATGGTGGGGTGATAGGTTTATTAAAGCATTAGAAAATTTTACTGATGATGGTCGCTTGCAACGAGGACGTTCCTATGCAAGTAGTGGTAAAGTTCTGAATTTTGAAATAGAACAAAATCATATTACTGCTAGAGTCAAAGGTTCAGTTAATCCTTACTTTGGTGTGTATAAAGAACCAACTTACAATATTTATATTGAAATTAAATCTATTCCTAAAAGCAGTTGGAATGAAGTTATTGACAAGCTATCATCTAAAGCTAGTATTGTTTCTAGGTTGCTACTAAATGAAGTCCCAGAGAATATTGAAGATACTTTTAAGCAATTGGGATTAAATTTATTACCCCATAGTAGTAAGGACTTTCAAACCAAATGTTCTTGTCCAGATTATGCTAATCCCTGTAAACATATTGCTGGGGTTTATTATTTAGTTGCGTCCCAATTGGATAATAATCCATTTCTGTTATTTGAATTGCGGGGGTTATCAAAGGAGGAACTTCAATCTAAACTGGCTAAATCTAATTTAGGTAAAGCACTTTCACAGGAATTGAATACTCAAGAAGTTAGTTTAGAATCTTCTACTTCGTTTTATACTAAGTTGGAAAAACAATCTGTTGATGAAAAGCCAAGTGTGCGGGAATTTTGGTTAGGAACTAAGCGTTTACCCCAA of Anabaena sp. PCC 7108 contains these proteins:
- a CDS encoding SWIM zinc finger family protein yields the protein MVKFSRTWWGDRFIKALENFTDDGRLQRGRSYASSGKVLNFEIEQNHITARVKGSVNPYFGVYKEPTYNIYIEIKSIPKSSWNEVIDKLSSKASIVSRLLLNEVPENIEDTFKQLGLNLLPHSSKDFQTKCSCPDYANPCKHIAGVYYLVASQLDNNPFLLFELRGLSKEELQSKLAKSNLGKALSQELNTQEVSLESSTSFYTKLEKQSVDEKPSVREFWLGTKRLPQTIEVPSSSGVSAILVKKQGDFPAFWHKDNSFIETMEELYQRVKTKNQSLL